The Candidatus Omnitrophota bacterium genomic interval GGGTCCCATGTGGCATTTGCCGCAGTTTTCGGGATGGCGCGCTTGCGCGGCGGAAAAGGCGTGCCGCGAATGGCACGCAGTGCAAGAACCTTCCGATCCGTCCGGATTGATGCGCCCGATGCCGGTGTTCGGCCAGGTGGCGGGATCCAGCTTTCCGCCTTCCAGCGGACGCACTTCCGATCCGTGGCATTGCCAGCAGCCGTTCACTGCCGCTGCGGAAACTCCCTTGGGAAACGCTGTTGTGGTAAAGCCGTTGTTGCCCTCAACGACTTCGGCCAGCGTATTGTCGAGCGAACCCATGATGCGTCCCGCTTTGGCGTGGTGGGAATTCGTGAATTGCTCCACTTCTTTTTCGTGGCAGCGGGCGCAGTCGCGGGGGCTGACGATGATCGAGATGCGTTTTCCTTTGTAAGTCGTTCCATCATTTCGCATGATATTGTGCTGAAAGGCATCCTTGTCGCCTTCTTCCGCCATGTGACATTCGTAACAGCCAACGTTGGCGCGATAATGCTTGCTCGATCCCCATTGATCGTAGATGGATGGCGTTTCCACTTTATGGCATTCGATGCACTCGGCGGATTCAGGCGTCAACTCTTTGGGTGAAAAAGTCGCCTGCGCTGAAAGCAGCGCAGCGCATGGCAGAACGAGCGCCGCGGTTGCGAGGAGAGTCGTTTTCCTTGCTCCATTCATGACGGAAGCCTCCAAAAATCGATATCTATTATTCTATTAAAAAAATACTCGGTGGACGCCGTAGGAATTCGCCGTTACTTTTTACGCCTCTTTGTGAAATTCTCCCGACACGATGGGAAGCGCCAGGCGCATCATCCAGCTGAAGAGCAACAAGCCGAACGCCCAAATGCCAACGCAAATCGTCAGTTCGTTCGCAGTGGGGACGTATTCCACAATCTCCCCCAACGGCGTCGGCAGAAATCCGGGAACGATCAATCCCAAACCCTTTTCGATCCAGATTCCAATTATGGAAAGAACGCAGGCGACGTTCAGCCATTCGATTCGATTGGCCGCCGCCGGGACGATCAAGATAATCGCCGCGATCGTTTCCATCGTTACGGCGCACCAAATCCAGGGAACCAGCGCATGATGGCCATGCAATCCGAAAAACAGGTATTGGGAACTCGATACGTGCAGCGAGTCGCTGTAAAACTCCTTGAACACTTCGCAGCCGAGCAGGAACAGGTTGATGAGCAGCGACACCGTAACGATTTGGCGGAGAAGATGCAAGGCTTTGTCGCCGATGTGGTAATTCGAAATGCGGCGAATGATCTGGAAGGCGATAATCATCAAGCCGGGGCCAGCGGTGAACGCCGAGCCGAGAAAGCGAGGGGCCACAATCGCCGCGTTCCAGAATGGACGACCGACCAGCCCGACATAGAGGAACGCCGTAACGGTATGAATGGATACCGCCCATACGATGGATAGCAGAACGAAGGGCATATACAGCCACTTATTCGGATGTCTTCCCAGATAAGCCATATAGAGCAAATAACCGCAAATATGGACGTTGATTAGCAAGTAACCGTTGAGCACGACGACGTCCCAACTCAGCATGGATATGGGAAAATTAAACAATCCGATGATCGGAATCAAATGCCAGAAGCGGTCGGGCCGTCCCAAATCCACTAACACGAACAACATACACATGACAATAGCGGCGACAGCTAACAATTCGCCGAAGATGACGACGTTGTGCATTTCTTCGATGCGGTAGATATAAGCGGGAATTACCAGCATCACCGCCGCCGCCGCCATGCCCACGAGGAACGTAAAATTGGCGATATAGAGGCCCCAGGATACCTGATCCGTCATCCCCGTCGCAATCAATCCGTATACGAATTGGATGCAGTACGCCCGCAAGCCGGCTAGCGAGAGGATGGTTAGAATCGTCATCCAGGCGTAAAAGGCCGCGTCGCCGCGAAAGCTCAGCCGCGCCGCCCGGA includes:
- the dsrP gene encoding sulfate reduction electron transfer complex DsrMKJOP subunit DsrP, whose product is MNETIRGLDVETKKSNAIKDYAIFLLRAARLSFRGDAAFYAWMTILTILSLAGLRAYCIQFVYGLIATGMTDQVSWGLYIANFTFLVGMAAAAVMLVIPAYIYRIEEMHNVVIFGELLAVAAIVMCMLFVLVDLGRPDRFWHLIPIIGLFNFPISMLSWDVVVLNGYLLINVHICGYLLYMAYLGRHPNKWLYMPFVLLSIVWAVSIHTVTAFLYVGLVGRPFWNAAIVAPRFLGSAFTAGPGLMIIAFQIIRRISNYHIGDKALHLLRQIVTVSLLINLFLLGCEVFKEFYSDSLHVSSSQYLFFGLHGHHALVPWIWCAVTMETIAAIILIVPAAANRIEWLNVACVLSIIGIWIEKGLGLIVPGFLPTPLGEIVEYVPTANELTICVGIWAFGLLLFSWMMRLALPIVSGEFHKEA